One stretch of Diabrotica undecimpunctata isolate CICGRU chromosome 5, icDiaUnde3, whole genome shotgun sequence DNA includes these proteins:
- the LOC140440938 gene encoding uncharacterized protein: MRILCGDFNAKIGKEPSLYPTIGKHSLHNISNDNGLRLTETAAVNNTLIKSTMFPHKDIHKQTWVSNNHITRNQIDHIIVDARHGNNIIDVRSLRGIDGDTDHYLVRAEVKSRISSHKYNKTTINPQWNMNEMHNTEKKQNYREQLEQTFNSEREYNDIEQLWETTAEIITKTTDKIFGRSR; encoded by the coding sequence ATGCGCATACTCTGCGGGGACTTTAATGCTAAAATAGGCAAAGAGCCCAGCCTATACCCCACAATAGGTAAACACAGCCTCCACAATATATCCAACGACAATGGCTTAAGACTCACAGAAACTGCAGCAGTTAATAATACGCTAATAAAGTCAACCATGTTTCCGCATAAAGACATCCATAAGCAAACCTGGGTCTCAAACAACCATATTACGCGCAACCAAATTGACCACATCATTGTAGATGCCCGTCATGGGAACAATATTATAGACGTAAGAAGCCTGAGAGGAATAGACGGAGACACAGATCATTACTTAGTCAGAGCAGAAGTCAAATCCAGAATATCTAGccacaaatacaataaaacaacaataaacCCACAATGGAACATGAACGAAATGCACAATacagagaaaaaacaaaactataGAGAACAACTTGAACAAACCTTTAACTCTGAAAGAGAATACAATGATATAGAACAGCTATGGGAAACGACTGCAGAAATAATAACCAAGACAACGGACAAGATCTTTGGAAGGAGTAGGTAG
- the LOC140440500 gene encoding uncharacterized protein translates to MPDSQREIPSRQSWSSESLTSPEKILVRKFLNPAIYVEKPIMAPMRKTSPLSVNISDSDEGYISSSRSARTQVLTDRSVKRCTCISNPAICQCQSSKSESWEINSTRSSSSTDSQITVKSKNSKNLLLDIDSEMRLSLGSINTDRTINLNVKEKEERIKNWLKKKQQELKRRKEEEERKKQDEEQQKQLQAQQKQESYNRWRRAKKLEEERIKKERERIAEERVRLAEEKQRKQADNEKRFQLWLKEKKQQELERKIQQKMCQLRIYEEKQKRMEENDKAFNDWLRISKYRQKPVPLNKGLQSLCSSTSITYINPKPWVPNVNNEQEIASK, encoded by the exons ATGCCAGACTCGCAGAGAGAAATACCTTCAAGACAGTCCTGGTCGTCGGAAAGTCTGACCAGTCCTGAAAAAATTTTAGTGAGAAAGTTTTTAAACCCGGCTATATACGTAGAAAAGCCAATAATGGCTCCCATGAGGAAGACCAGTCCGTTATCTGTAAATATTAGCGACAGCGACGAAGGATATATATCTTCTAGCAGGAGTGCGAGGACTCAGGTACTAACAGACAGATCTGTAAAAAGATGTACATGTATCAGCAATCCTGCTATCTGTCAATGTCAGTCGTCGAAATCGGAAAGTTGGGAAATTAACTCTACTCGATCTTCATCCAGTACGGATAGCCAAATTACAGTGAAATCCAAGAATTCCAAGAATTTACTGCTAGATATAGATAGCGAAATGAGGTTATCGCTGGGGTCGATCAACACCGACCGCACCATCAACCTGAACGTCaaagagaaggaagaaagaaTCAAGAACTGGCTgaagaagaaacaacaagaaCTTAAACGTAGAAAAGAGGAGGAAGAAAGAAAGAAGCAAGATGAGGAACAGCAGAAACAGTTACAGGCCCAACAGAAGCAAGAAAGTTATAACAGATGGAGAAGAGCCAAAAAACTTGAGGAAGAACGGATTAAAAAGGAAAGAGAAAGGATAGCAGAGGAAAGGGTGCGGTTGGCTGAGGAGAAACAAAGAAAACAAGCAGATAATGAGAAAAGGTTTCAATTGTGGTTGAAAGAAAAGAAGCAACAGGAGTTGG aaagaaaaatacaacaaaagatGTGCCAGTTAAGAATATACGAAGAAAAGCAAAAGCGTATGGAAGAAAACGACAAAGCGTTCAATGATTGGTTGAGAATTTCGAAATATCGACAAAAACCGGTTCCACTAAACAAAGGATTGCAAA GTTTGTGTTCTTCCACTTCAATCACGTACATCAATCCAAAGCCTTGGGTCCCGAACGTAAACAACGAGCAAGAAATAGCCTCAAAATAA